GAAGATTTTCCAACCGCGCTGCCTGATCAATTCCTTGAAGCCGCTTCGCTTCACGATTAGGATGCTGTCGATGATATAGAACCTGTAAAGACGGAACAGGATGTTCTGCTGAACCGCACTCCCGATATATGCCAGGGATTTCATGTCATGTTCTCCTTGTCGGTGGAGGCCCGGCTTACGCCGGCACCTCCTCCATGATCTCCGCTGTTGTCGGATCGATGATGGCCCTGACGACGTGAAGGCCGTTTACCGGGAACCCGCCCCGCCGTCCGTGCTCGCGAATCGCTTCCTGGTCCGGGGCAATGTGGATGCAGAAGATTCTGTCATCGGTCACGTAGCTCTGGATCCAGTGGTAGTTCACGATGCCCATGCTGTCCAGCGTGTTGCAGGATGTTTGCGAGATTGCCACGAGTTCCTTCGTTGAGAGTTGGCCCGCACCGGGTACTTTCCGTTCAATCAGGAATTTCGGCATTGATGTTTCTCCACTTCAATGATGAGTGATTCAGTTGACTGCTTCCTGTAACTGCTTGGCTTTGAACGACGGCACAAGCATCGGCACGTTGCGGCGATAGTTCTCGTACTTCGCCCCATGCTCGTCAACAAGGTCTTTTTCCTCAAGCTGAATCGCCACCAGAATGTATCCGGTTGTTGCAAGTGCGAACAGCAGGTGCGTGACCGTCATGGTCGGCGTTGCCCAGAACGTAAGAAACCAACCGACATACAGCGGGTGACGGACAAATTTGTACAGGCTCGGTGTCCGGAACTGCAGCCGGGTATATTCTTTGCCCCGAAGATAGAGCCAAACCTGGCGTAATCCGAAGAGATCGAAATGGTTGATTAGAAATGTGGAATAGAGAACAAGTGCCCATCCCAAACCGAACAGTGAATACAACACGAGCTGGCCAACCTGGTCTTCCACGTTCCACACCACTCCGCCCATCGGCTGCCAGTATGAGAAGAGCAGAATTAGCGCAACGCTGGAAAAGAGCACGTACGTGCTGCGTTCGGCCGGCTGAGGGACCAGCTTCGTCCACCAGCGTTTGAATGCGGGGCGCGCCATGACACTGTGCTGAATGGCGAACAAGCCGAGCAGAGCCGCATTGATCAGCAATGCTTGACCAAACGGAATCTCCGGCTCGCCGTCGATAGTCTTCGGAACGTAGAAATTGCCAATGAACCCTATGGCGTACAGGAACGTTCCGAAAAACACCGCATACGTGATCACGCCGTAAAGAAAGACTGCGATGCGTTTGAACATTGTTTGTACCTCCTATTTTGTTGATGATTGTTGGTATTTATTGACGGCCAGAACCGTCGTTAATGACGGTGCAAATATAGCTTCAGGAGGGTGGCGAAGTCTTTCCTGCGTGTTGCATTGTGTTGGACTTTTTCTTCAGAACAGAGGCGACTCGGAGTGAATTTTCTCCAAAATGGCACTGATTCGACGTTTTTTTGTCTGAATGCGGCAAATAGTTGACAAAATGTAGCAGAGAGGTGATAATTACCGATGGTCTACTTGGAAAGCCAGCCGCTTGGCACGTCTGAGTACTGGATCGCATCTCTACATTTCCTTCCCCCAACATGGGGGATAACATCTGTTTTCGAACCTCTCTATCTTGTCTGGCGTAAATGCAACCTATTGATCACTATTGGCTTTGCCATGAACAAAAGTACTGTCAGAGTCGCAATCATCGAGGATGACCCGGTGATCCGCAATTGGCTGGCTTCGGTGCTGGATTCTTCAGATGAGTTTGCCTGTGTGGGTCAGTACGGTGATTGTGAAACAGCATTGGCGCGCAATGTCAAAACCCCCCCGGATCTCGTACTCATGGATATCATCCTGCCCGGGAAATCGGGGATTGAGGGGACGCGCAAATTTAAACAGCAACATCCCGGCGTTGATGTCGTAATCCTGACGGTACAGGAAAACGACGAAATGGTGTTTCAGGCCCTGTGCGCTGGTGCGTCGGGCTACCTCACAAAGAACATCTCGCCCGCACGATTGATTGGTGCCCTAAAGGAGGTGCGTAATGGAGGGGCGCCCATGAGCACAAACATCGCCCGGATGGTTGTGGAGTCGTTCAGAAAGAACATCGAGTCTCCGTTGACGCAACGGGAAACGGAGGTTCTCCACCATCTCTCCAGAGGAAAAAGCTACACGATGATAGCGGACGAGTTGTTTATAGATGGCGAGACGGTGAGGTCCCACATCAAGAATATTTACAGGAAACTGGAAGTGAGTTCGAAGGCCGATGCGATTGCTAAAGCGATGAAGGAGAGGTTGATTTAGTTTTCGCAAAGCGACAAAAAGTTCTTCTACATCAAGGGAATGGATAACTACCCGCTATACCTGACAGTGGCCGCGGCTGCAATTCTCAGCCCGGGTCCCGGCGTCACGTTAACGCTGACGAATGCGTTGCGCTTCAGGCTGCTGGAGACCATGGCAGGAATTGCGGGAGTTGCCGTCGGAGCAATGGTGGTTGCGGCAATTTCTGCGTCGGGTGTCGGGCTGCTGCTGGCAACATCGTCTGTGGCGTTCGACGTCATGAAATACATCGGCGCCGCATATTTGATCTTTCTGGGTGTGAAGATGTGGCGTTCCACCGCAAAAGCGGCGACGGACACGGCTGAGAAGGCTTCGAGCGGGAGAGTCCGTTTTTTTGAAGGATTGTCGCTGCAGTTTTCCAACCCGAAGGCGATTTTCTTTTTCATTTCGATTTTTCCCCAATTCATCGGGGAGTCGCGCCCCTACGCTCTGCAGTTTACCGTCCTGGTCTTGCCGTACGGGTTGTTGGTAGTGCTGATTCATCTTGTCTACGCGCTGACAGCCAGCAGTACAAAACAATGGCTCTCTTCGCCGCTCGGCAGATCCATAGTGAACAAGCTCGGCGGCGCCGCCTTTATCGTCTTTGGCATCATGCTCGCCAATTCAAATCTGTAGGAGTTCGGGTTCTTGAGATTATTCTTGATTGTTACCGTCCAACTGTCTGTTCCGATCTCGTTGCTGGGCGGGTTCGAATCGTTCACCGTCGAGCACGGCCTTTCCCACAATACGATCAATGCGATTGCCCAGGATAGTGTGGGATATCTGTGGATTGCAACGCCGGACGGCGTAAGCAAGTACGACGGCTACTCATTCACGCAATATCGTCATGACTATTCCGACACGACAACACTGCCTGCCAATTTTGTAACCACGCTGTATGTGGACTCAAAAGGAAGAATATGGATCGGGACGTTCAGCGGACTCTGCCGTTACGAGCCCGCAACGGACGGATTCTCGCGTGTTCATTTCCCCACATCCGTCGCTGGAGAATTTCCCAATTACACCGTACATGCCGTTGTCGAAACACCCGACAGCACGATGCTGGTTGCAACAAGCCGCGGTCTGTTTCAGGCGGATTGGAAAACCTCGCGACTTACGCAACCTGACCTCCACGCGGGGCTTGCAGAGGT
The Bacteroidota bacterium genome window above contains:
- a CDS encoding DUF4242 domain-containing protein — protein: MPKFLIERKVPGAGQLSTKELVAISQTSCNTLDSMGIVNYHWIQSYVTDDRIFCIHIAPDQEAIREHGRRGGFPVNGLHVVRAIIDPTTAEIMEEVPA
- a CDS encoding isoprenylcysteine carboxylmethyltransferase family protein, coding for MFKRIAVFLYGVITYAVFFGTFLYAIGFIGNFYVPKTIDGEPEIPFGQALLINAALLGLFAIQHSVMARPAFKRWWTKLVPQPAERSTYVLFSSVALILLFSYWQPMGGVVWNVEDQVGQLVLYSLFGLGWALVLYSTFLINHFDLFGLRQVWLYLRGKEYTRLQFRTPSLYKFVRHPLYVGWFLTFWATPTMTVTHLLFALATTGYILVAIQLEEKDLVDEHGAKYENYRRNVPMLVPSFKAKQLQEAVN
- a CDS encoding response regulator transcription factor yields the protein MNKSTVRVAIIEDDPVIRNWLASVLDSSDEFACVGQYGDCETALARNVKTPPDLVLMDIILPGKSGIEGTRKFKQQHPGVDVVILTVQENDEMVFQALCAGASGYLTKNISPARLIGALKEVRNGGAPMSTNIARMVVESFRKNIESPLTQRETEVLHHLSRGKSYTMIADELFIDGETVRSHIKNIYRKLEVSSKADAIAKAMKERLI
- a CDS encoding LysE family translocator, with the translated sequence MDNYPLYLTVAAAAILSPGPGVTLTLTNALRFRLLETMAGIAGVAVGAMVVAAISASGVGLLLATSSVAFDVMKYIGAAYLIFLGVKMWRSTAKAATDTAEKASSGRVRFFEGLSLQFSNPKAIFFFISIFPQFIGESRPYALQFTVLVLPYGLLVVLIHLVYALTASSTKQWLSSPLGRSIVNKLGGAAFIVFGIMLANSNL